The genomic stretch ACTGTGTACCAGCAGCAAGCTCTCGGTCTCACAATCAAGGTCGAGCGTACGTGCTGCAGTGTGCCTTGATTCTGTGTGCAGAAGAGGTACGTACGTAGTACAGCGCAGCGAGTAGAGCACACAGTGCGAATTAGTGGAGCATCAATTCCATTGCAAGATGGAGCAGCAGCAACGCATTGAAGCGACAAGGTTGGCATCAAGTGTGGTTTCATGCATCGCCCTGACACTACGATCGATCCCCGGCCCTCTTCTTATTGCGCAACTGTCTCCAATTACTCGTGCATTCATGCAGGGTTTAAAAGCGAGTTAATCCGCAATAGTCTCCCCTTTGAATGACCCTAACCACCTAGCATCTCCCCATGCCTGCCCTTCCCCCTCTCTCTCAAGTCTCAACCAAAGAACATGCAAACTTATTTTGCAGATCAAATTAAGAACTTGTCAGAATCCTTGATGTTACAGATGTGCATAGACTGCCTGCCAGCTGCATGTCATTCCTTttctaattgactcaaatttagtataaagttgtactaaatctgagtcaattaaaagaccggagggagtaattaaTTAATATAATCACTTTCATGTGTCCTACATACTACTCTCTTTGTTCGATAGTTCTTGTTGTGGTTTTAGTTTAATTCAAATTACAATCGCGGCAAGAATTAGAGGAAGTACTTTCAGATAAATATATGTTTGCCAGCCATGAACGTTCACACATGCCCAGAGCCTAGGTCGACGTCCGTCCGTATAGAAGGAAATGCGTTTGCACCCACGTCACTGCATAGAATTTATGCCGGCGTAGTGAAGCTGTGACTATGCGGGCGCGAAAGGACGACGGGCGGGACAAGAGAATTACTACCTTCTATAAAACCTTCAAGACAAAATCTTAATCCTTGGCAGTACTGCCCCGTACAAACACACACAGTCACACTCACACACTACTCCTCACACACCAGTACACCTCACACATGAAATGAAATTATTACCTAGACCCGTTCCATGGGCACCCCAATGTCCCTACGCCGACTAGCTAGTCCATGGAAGGACGGGTCTACGGAATAATTCCTTCTTGATCGAACTCGGACACAGAAACGACACGAACAACACGAGCACGCGCACAAGCACAATTGAGCAAAACGCAGGAAACAATTTTAGCTAGAAGCTACTAGTAGAAGAAGGCCTGTCGGCGTGAGGCGAGCAGGTCAGCTCAGCCGCGCTTGCCCTTGCCGGAGCCGAACCCCGCGTGGTGCTGGTCGGCGCCGGCGTCGTTGAAGTCCAGGAGCACGGTGCTGTGGCACTTGGGGCACTTGGGGTCCTCCCGCGACAGCATCACGTACATCATGCACCGGGGGCACCCCGCCAGGATCattgacgcgccgccgccgcctgcctcggGCTCAGGGCTCCCCTCCGACGACACGCATGAGCTCGCCGGCGACGCTGaagacgatgaggacgacgacatcCTCCTGGGCGAATTGCTGCCTCCCGGCGGCGCGGCCGATGGACCCCCTCCGCCCCCGCCTCCGCTGCGTGACCGCGAGAAGCTCAGCCGCAGGTCCAGCTTCGGCCCCTTGCCGTTGTTCCTGCTCATCTTCGATCAAGCTAAGCTCTGCTCGCCACCGACACGCTGCAGAATGTACGCCAGTCAGCTCATGTCAGTTGCTCGATCTCAAAGACATCACAACATATTTTACCAACTACTCCGTACTAGCTACGCAAATGAACGAGGTACATTACCTTGGACGGATGCCGTGAAGTCAAAATGGTGGAACTCGCCGGACCGATGCACTACGAAGATAATGTAGTAGAGAAGAGAACGCGGGGTGCGGACGGCCACTTGCACGCACGTACCGGCCGGCCGGGATGAAGGACACACGGACCAAGTGAAAGCCCCCTATgccgtgcctgggtatttgagggGTGCTGGTGCAGCTCCAGTTTGCGATATATAATCAGGAGCTGCGTCGAGGTGGAGGAGAGGTGATGCTCTTCTTTATTACCGGGAACATAAGCATTTAAACTCCTCCCTGTTTCTTCCCTCCCTCGGCCCCTCCGTCCCACGATCCCTACCAACGTTCCGATGCTACCTAGCAATCTCCAATTTTGATTTTGCATGTAAGGATGTTTTACCATCCTTCTCCTCTTTTCCGTGGTTGGCACTAGTTGAATTACAGAATTAGTTGTGGATTTTTTTTTCTCAAGAATACACCTTCCaaggtgtatcaatcatatagaagaaAGGCCAAAAACGACCGGTATAACGCCAAGAAGGTCACAACTTTACTCCACGATACAATGCCAACAAGGACACCACTCCACTCCACGATACAACGCCAAGCAGCAAACAAAACACCATCTACAAACCCGATAATAAACGACTCGCATTGCCCAATCTCCAACAAATAATGGCGAGAAGAGGAGCACATGGCTTCAGGACCACGTCACGAACAAAGCAAAACACACCGTAGAACGACTTCAACTCCAAGACAACCCGGACCAAAGTACATCCCCTCATGTGCCTAGAAGAGTCGGTGAGAAAGAGGCAAGATCCTGACGGACTTGGGGAAGACGCTGAACATGATGTGTCGCCAGATCGTACATTGCGCCCGGAAGCACAAGACCAGAGTTGTGGCTGACACAGGCGAACCTCAAAGCCTCCAACTCCAATTGTCGCATTGGCCATTCCCTCAAGAAGATAACAACACCATGGTGCCGCCGCCTGGTCAGGtcaccggacctagggtttcccctgcatCCGAGGGGATGGGAGGCAAGGTGAGGCCATGAACACGCCTTAAAGAAGGAAAATTGTGCCCGCGGGCGTCAGCGTGCTCAGACGGCCACCGCCGAGCAAGGCTTTCACCTCGGCCCAACACCGTGACCATGAAGATGCCCGAGCTTTATTGGagagggaaggtgaagaagaaagCCACTGGCTTGAGCGACCACCGCTGAGAGGAGAGGAACACTGGCGTAGGAGATGGGCGTTGACTACCACTGGCACCACCAGATCCAGCACCACGAAGCCCGCCGTCGCCGGCACTACCTCGGTGCTAGGCAGTCGTTGCCACAAAGCGCCCCCACACCCAACAACAATGGCATCATATCCACGAGCCCGCCCAAGCCCAAGGCCCTGGCCGGACCTAGATCCGACGGCACCACCATAGGGGCCATGCCTCCGGCATTGGAACCACTCCTCCACAGTCATCAGGCTGAGGCCGCCTGACCACCGGGCCGCCGGGATCCACCGGAACCACCGTCGTTGCCGCTGTGGGCGGAGGAGTCGTCGCTCGAGGGGAGAAGCCCCACCGCCCCCCGTCTCTTCCCAGGATTTTCCTGGCACGACGAGGGGAGGGACGGTAGGgaggaggttggaggcggcggccTGGTCGCCCCCAGTGCCGCCCTAGGTTGGGTGGCGCGGGGCTCCGTCGTTCCAAAATTCGAGTTGTCAGAATGCATTATCCGCTGCTTTGATCAATTAGTTGTGGATTTGTTTACGAACTAAGAGCCATAGGCCCCATATTTCTATAAAATTGGAACCAGATTAACATAATGAACTCAGGCCTCCTTTTGTCCCTGGGAGTCCGACACAAACATCCAACAAACGCCAGGATCGCAAGATAGAACAAAAGAAAGCAAAGAAACCACCCCTACATACCTAGTACACCATTTCGAAAAACATACCTAGTACACACTAGTCCAAGCTAAAACAGATACATTCTAGGAAGACTCTGATGACCACTCTTTGTTTCTCTAACAtccacttcttctttttctcactCTGCAATCCTCAACACCATGGGTGCCCAGCCATTTTTCCTACCGAAGATTTTCAGCGGCAAATGGCAGTAGCTGCCCCTCTGCATTGCAAGCCCCATAGACTCGTCGTATCCGAAGATTATTCCACGAATTCATCCAGTGAGAAGTTTGAACAATCATATTAGGAGGAACATAAAGGGAACACATTATTTAAACAAGTTGTATTGCTAGTCTTCCACAAAGCCCAGATCTCATGCTAGTTCAACACTTAAACACAAACCGGGGTAAACTCTGTCTTAATATCTGAAGCACACTGTGAAACACTACAAGCATACTAAGCCATTAGACAACGAACAAAAACGTCATCTATACTTTCATTCTTATTGTAAAATAGTAGTAAACATTTACGACTACCCTCCATTCCTATTTTCAGTATACTTTTCATAAACACTAGCCAAAGAAAGACTAATTTTAAAAGAAAGCTTAATAAACCATAACTTTTAAAAAATAAATGTGTGACTAATTTTAAATCAGAATACATGGATTTAACCGTAAAAACACCTAATATTTCTAGTAACCATTTACATTTTTCTTTCTGAACTTAAGCATAATCCCTTCACAAACATTTTCCATTTCCTCAAATAAAACAACAGTTTCTCCATACAAGGTTCTCATAAATCTTCAACTATTCCAGCATTCACCAACCCACTTTAGCTACTACAATACCAGTACTAAAAGTAAGATTGTATGATCTAGCAAAATCTTAATAGCTTGTGTTCCTATAGACCCCCAAAATTCACAACAGTGTAAACCTCCGAAGAGATATTTAAACAAGTTCCGAGAAACGAGTTATTCAAACCACATAAGTATCCCAGAAACGAGTTCCCAAGCTATTGCCTAATACAAGTACTAGTTGTTCGCTAGTTGTAGATAGTTTAGCTTGCTTACTCCTCGTAAAGCACATCTCTATGCTGCTGGGTTTACGTGCCGTCCTACGTGCATAGAAATACATAGTGCTGTAGTCGTGCGCGAGGGTTTCACTTTAATCAAAGACTCAGGCTCAAGGTTGCAAATTCACTAATAATAACTACTATACTAAGAGCGATCAACTTCGATTTTTCTCAGATTTtgggatttttttttggattaaCCATCAGCTGACACGTATATTCTTTGTTACATTGATTTTTTCCTGGGTACAGTTTGGTGTTGCCTACCATTTTTGTTGTTACCTAATAGTAATACTTTTTCTGTACACTTCCCTCATCTTTTTTTTGGCTGGTGCGGCTGCGGTGTACCCATAGCTGTGATGTTGTTGGGATAGTGGTGGACCCTTATGGGGTAGACCCTGCTGAAACCGCTTTGACTACTTCTGTAAGGATCATCTCCCAAAACGCCCATCGATTTCCTCCCCacgttctctctctctctcttatctcCACCGCCCCGTCGTCTCCAGCTCCGGGCCGAAGCCCTCCGTCcgacctcttcttcctccactggCGCACTACACGGCGGCCCTCCGGCGAGGCACGACCCCGTCCTGTTCCTCCGATATCCCTCTACCTCGACACTTTTCCATCAAGAAAATCGGCGGTCGCAAGCCCCAGCGCCGACGCGGCGCGTGCGGAGGTCATGTCGGCCGTCATCGATCGACTAGCACGACATACTGGGGGCGTCGAGCGCGAGAACCTACGcgtcgatggaggaggaggactgcggGTACAGCGTGACGCTAATGGCGGCACGGCCGTTGGCGGGCACCACGACGCGTTCTACTCGCCGGCCGTCATCCAGTTCAACGGGAGCGGCGGCTCCAAGGATGACCGCGCCCTCCATGCCGGTGCTGCCCTCTACACGCCCGCGGCCTTGATCGGCCGCGTCGGCGCGCTCGGCAAGCTCGGGTACTGCCTGCAGGACAGCTACGGCGTGCGTTACTCACTGCTCGATGGGCGCTGCCTCCTCATCCAGGACAACGGCAGCGAGGTCACGGCCGCGTCGGCCTCGCTCTTCAAGGCCTTCCGCGGCGCCACGGGTGCCTGTTCAGCGACTTCGggtgccgcagccgccgccggcgacgcgcACGCCACCAACCGGTTCTTGTCCGAGTGGTTCGTGTCGCGGCCGCTGGGCGCGGAGAGCGGCCTTGTCCCCAcgacgatggaggaggaggacggcggctACGGCGGGGCCCTGCGGCTGTGCTCCACCACGTGCTTTGCGGGCGGCCAGAGACGCGGCGTCATGAGTTCTGGTGGTGCTCCGTGTGCGGCCTGGTAAACCAGTGCTCGCTCGCGTGCCAGGTGCTGCACCGGAAGATGGCACACAATGTGCTCAAAAAAAGGAAGATGACGCACAAGGCCGACTGCACGCCCATGGACCGCTGGCTCGACGGCGCCAACCCCGAGCCCAATGCCGCCACCGTCGTGGCTGCGCCAGCGCTGTGATCGTCCTATACTAACCTTAACAGCTTACAGCGCCGCGCTCTGCGCGCCCGCAGCTTTGCTCGGCCAGGTCGACGCGGTCGACGAGCTGGTGTACTGCCTGCAGGAC from Lolium rigidum isolate FL_2022 chromosome 4, APGP_CSIRO_Lrig_0.1, whole genome shotgun sequence encodes the following:
- the LOC124648615 gene encoding protein GL2-INTERACTING REPRESSOR 2-like; translated protein: MSRNNGKGPKLDLRLSFSRSRSGGGGGGGPSAAPPGGSNSPRRMSSSSSSSASPASSCVSSEGSPEPEAGGGGASMILAGCPRCMMYVMLSREDPKCPKCHSTVLLDFNDAGADQHHAGFGSGKGKRG